The Rosa rugosa chromosome 1, drRosRugo1.1, whole genome shotgun sequence genomic sequence aaacccagaaaaattaATTGCCATTTAACCTTAATCATCGTTTTCCAATTTTTATGCTGGCCTGGGAACTTATTACAGGAATTAAGATATTAAAATGCAgagatagctagctagctagaaatCCCAATATCATCGACTACATTATTCAATCAACGCCACATGAGATTTTGAACAAGTACTTAAAAAGATCTCACTACTACTATGCTCTATTAGCATATTCATATATGGTTAGATCCTAACAAGTACTTGCTCCATCACGTGCATCGTTTTACTGCAATTTTTTGTAATTAATTAATCCCGAGTTACAATTTAGGTAATATCATtaattatgttttcttttatctttaAGTAGGTTTAAGGCCAGGAGAGAGAGGAAATGACTAGTGTCGAACTCTTGATGTGGGTGTACTGGATTGATCTTGTTGCCTTGGTGAAGACGAGGATAAAGATAGAGAAAGCGTTGTTTCAATGTCTCTCGTGCTTTCTTGTTCACCATCCTTCATCTCGTCACTGCAGATACTGAATTCTTGCCGCAGGCCCAACTGTAAATTCATAGGTAACCATTTCTTTTGTTTCAAAGTTTGCATATTATCACCAACTTCTGCTCCAAATGTTTCGCCATTTATGCTTTCATCAGGTTTCCGAACCTGCATATCAAAAATAATCTTGATCATCCTTCCATCAAATTCCGGAGACACGGGATTACTTTTTCCAAAATATTAATTGGACAAAGAGGTCGAACATATCAATCACGTAGATGTgctatatatatagtgtgtgtgagtgtgtgtgtgtgtgtgtgtgagaaaTGTGATCAACAATGTAATCTATAAATGTGTAATAATTACCTCGTGCGGATCAGATAAGGGTTCGTAGCTGCTGGAGATGAACTTTGGAGAACATGTAGTATGATTGGGTAGATGTCGGTTGGAGCTTGCCTGGGGACTCCCTACTGAATTAGGTTGTGCGACATTGATGGTATTACCCCAAGAAATGTTTAGAGAATGTCTCCTGCCTCTAATGTGATTTCCTATCATCTCACGAGGAGGCCATCTCTTCTCTTCAAGAAACCGGCTGGATCTAATAGGTCCATTAACTCTTGTCATGGCTTCCTTTACACTAAACATATGTGAGCTTGTAATTGTATTGATGCTCCGATGGTTCTCCATCCCAGAATTGCTCCACTGTGAAATCAACCTTGTATCAAGGATCAAAACAAATTCAAGCTAGGTCCGATCCATGCGTGTGTGTTTATGGAATTAGTAGTTTTATAGGGTACGAAATCTCGGCTTTGCGTTTTTTAAGAACGTAAAATAAGCTACTTGAATGTGAATTAGATTGTATGGAAAGAGCATTTTCCAAACTATACTTAAAAGTACATAATCCAAATCAATAGTCTTGCAATATAAAATGTAATTAGATTGTATGGAAAGAGCATTTTCCAAACTTGCTAAGGTTAATTTATCCTACTTGATAAGTTGATATATGATATCGGTTGAATTATGCAATTGTATGTACCTTGAAGAGTTGGCATTCAAATTATCATATGGCTGATGTTTTAATGGTGGAGAAGGAAAGTGGCTTCCTCTGTCATCAAGTCTGAAGTGCCTGAAAGGATTGTACTGTTGATAGGCTTCCACAATGTGCTCTCTTCCTTGCAACAACATTCCCCTCGATCTATTGAACTGTGGTAACCCTATAAAAACACAAACGCACAAAACCTCAGAAAGATTGCTTTAGCACATAAGGATGAGGATTTAAATCGGtcaataaaaagaagaaaaaaacgaTGCATCAAGTCACAGCATACAATAATTACTTGCAAATATGTTCGTTGAAGCCATTAGCAGAGCCTGTAACTTAGTTTAGTGGTTGAAAACACTACCCTCATACGAAAACCAGTGTCCTAATCCTCCATTCAAAATTATTTGTAGTCCAGTTAGTCTTACGTAATATACATCAGATAATGTGTGTCCGTTTTCATAGTTAGTTAGACTAATATTGCTATAAGCCGGGTTCTTCAACAGTTTACCAATAGAATATTAATTATAGCTAGGGTTTCGATCTCATTTCCAGTGTGGTTGAAagttttattttactttatctCCTTCGTCAAAACTTCATGGTTCTGTTTTCAAGAGACCAAACAGCCAAACTAATTCCAAGGTGCATGCCTTGGTTCTCGGAATTTACCTTGGCCGGACTCATCGAGCTTCTTGCTTCGATACATCTGATTGATTTAAAGTTACACGATTAGCTGGAGAAAAGGACAAGTAAAATTTAACTAATTCATATAATGGAATTACTAAATTAAATTGAAAGTCACCTGCAAATGACTCTTGACGTGAGCAATGCTGAGTCCTCTCACATTCATCAACTGAAGTACTAATTTTGGAGTTGCTCCTGTACGTTCATGggtttaaggaaaaaaaaaaaaaaaacaacattgACGAAATCAGTTAGTTAATTCTTTCCTCTCCACGTAAAGCCCAAGCATAATACTCTAAACTCTAGTAGAACATCCTAATTAAGCTATTATTTTAAGAGTTTTTACCACAAATAGTTCCTAAAGTTTGGGTCATTCGACACTTTAATTCCCAACATTCTAAAACTATCACATTAATACCTCAAAATTAATCTCCGATATAATTTCGGTACCCTCCGCTAATAGCACTGTTAACTACTCATTTTTGTAAATGGCATTTtagtctttctctctctcatgtTAGTTAATTAGTAGTTGTCCTAATTATTTCGCATTTTGCATATACTTGTAATATTTATGCTTtacatttttcttatttttcattAGTGATCAGTGACTAATTATCTTGATTAAGACGATGATGAGTATTGTGGAgggaaaaaagagagaggaaaagaCAAAAATACCCTTGAAAAAATTGAggagttaacggtgttattaacggAAGGTACTAAAAATATGTCGAAGATTAATTTTgaggtaccaatgtgatagttttagAATAGGGTGCgactattgccaccctactaactATTTTCTTCACCCTACAAGTTGTTGATTTATTGGAAGACTAAAATGTCctaatataaaattacaataaaggacaatattttattaaaaattacaatttgtTTCTCTTATTACACCTCACAGAACACGTACTTAAACTTCATTCTTAATCTCTTCATTCATCATTAAATCCTAATGTTTTCTTAGCATTCATTATCTTCAATTGTTCTTATGTTatgctaacaaaaaaaaaattcgaatgCTGAGGAggtcaaataaaaaaaaattcaagtgaAACCCTATATTGGAAAAAGGGTATTTTGGATACTGTAAATGAGTGAACTAAGTAATTAAACttgaaattacaaaaatatatgtagggtgagaagagaatgtagggtgaacaaaataGTTAGTAGGGTAGCAATAACCGCACCCTTTAGAATATTAAgaaccaaagtgtcgaatgaccCAGAGATTGATTGTgacatttactttttttttaactctgtgTGGAATTCTCTCAACTTATATTTATTTCACTACCAAAAATCTTTCAACATGAATGGGTCAAGAAACCACTTTTAACCATTGATCAACTTGGGAGGGGTAACGGTTAGCCACTCATGTATATATTACTCTTTCATAGTACTAATTAACCATTTTTAGCTTAAACTAGTAATtacttgaaaattgaaatacaaTTTCTAAACGTGACCCTTGAAGTGTACTAACCACACCGTATGCATATTACATCTTATAGTGTGGACCTTAATTAATTTAGAAGAAACAAGGACATCATCTTTCATTCTATATGAACATGTAAATGATAGATTATATACGCTTGTGGTTTTACCAGTATAAGTCCCCTAGTCATAATAGCTTTCCTCCAACTAAATAGTGGAATTCGCTATGCACTTTCAATATAATCGCCACGCCCTATTAGACTATGTATCAAATATTTTGGGTTGTACAATTTGTACATATATGTTCGTGCGTGGATAATGAGCATTTAATTAGCTTTCTTTTAATTTGTAGATGATTTAGTTAGAACTTGAGAAAAGTTTAAATAGTATATTGATCGAGAAACTTACTTTCTTGTCCTCCGAGCCTCTCAACGGCATGAATGAATGCTAGATGGAGATCAGAAGTCCAACGAAGCCTTGGCATTTTTGATCGAACATATTGCCTGACTGCACCGCTGCTGGTTGCAGTCTGTTCTTTCCCTTCTGTAGATGTTTTGCTTTCCCTAGCTTCACCTATATTGTTTGAAACATCCCCATGATCATCACTACTTGCATCCTCATTCAAGTCAAAGAACAAACATGATGCTTTCGGAGAAGAGCTTTTAGATCGAATATCTTTACTTCCATCAGTAGTACTTTGGTCATCATCCGCTTCAACAGAAATCTCAATCATCTCAGGATCAGCCATATGTGTAGCATGCACTGCTTCTTAACAAAACCCGTTTCAAGCTATTCACTCATTACCTATTAGTACAATATTGAGTGCATGGTGAGCATCGCAAGCAACGACATATGTATTTACATTAATCCATACATATATGCTTTCTCATATAGTACTGTAAATGATAGGTTACATATAAATGTATGAATTCATATAAGGTATAGCTTAGCATAGTTAAGGCATAGAGT encodes the following:
- the LOC133737343 gene encoding two-component response regulator ARR18 isoform X1, giving the protein MADPEMIEISVEADDDQSTTDGSKDIRSKSSSPKASCLFFDLNEDASSDDHGDVSNNIGEARESKTSTEGKEQTATSSGAVRQYVRSKMPRLRWTSDLHLAFIHAVERLGGQERATPKLVLQLMNVRGLSIAHVKSHLQMYRSKKLDESGQGLPQFNRSRGMLLQGREHIVEAYQQYNPFRHFRLDDRGSHFPSPPLKHQPYDNLNANSSRLISQWSNSGMENHRSINTITSSHMFSVKEAMTRVNGPIRSSRFLEEKRWPPREMIGNHIRGRRHSLNISWGNTINVAQPNSVGSPQASSNRHLPNHTTCSPKFISSSYEPLSDPHEVRKPDESINGETFGAEVGDNMQTLKQKKWLPMNLQLGLRQEFSICSDEMKDGEQESTRDIETTLSLSLSSSSPRQQDQSSTPTSRVRH
- the LOC133737343 gene encoding two-component response regulator ARR18 isoform X2; translated protein: MADPEMIEISVEADDDQSTTDGSEARESKTSTEGKEQTATSSGAVRQYVRSKMPRLRWTSDLHLAFIHAVERLGGQERATPKLVLQLMNVRGLSIAHVKSHLQMYRSKKLDESGQGLPQFNRSRGMLLQGREHIVEAYQQYNPFRHFRLDDRGSHFPSPPLKHQPYDNLNANSSRLISQWSNSGMENHRSINTITSSHMFSVKEAMTRVNGPIRSSRFLEEKRWPPREMIGNHIRGRRHSLNISWGNTINVAQPNSVGSPQASSNRHLPNHTTCSPKFISSSYEPLSDPHEVRKPDESINGETFGAEVGDNMQTLKQKKWLPMNLQLGLRQEFSICSDEMKDGEQESTRDIETTLSLSLSSSSPRQQDQSSTPTSRVRH